Within Roseisolibacter agri, the genomic segment CGTGCGCGCCGGCAAGACGATCGAGGAGCAGGTCCGCGACATCAAGAAGCCCAAGGCGGTCGTCGAGTGCGGGCGCCGAATCAAGCAGCTCGAGGAGGAGGGCGACGCGCTGTACCACGCCGCCGTCGGCGAGCTGTTCGACGGCACGCCCGACGCGCTGGACGTCATCAAGTGGAAGGAGCTCTTCGACAAGCTCGAGGAAGCGCTGGACGAGTGCGAGGACGTCTCCAACGTCCTCGAGAGCATCGCGCTCAAGAACTCCTGAGTCGCCAGGCGCCCGCGCCCTCTCCTCCGTGCTCACCTACATCCTGGCGATCGTCGCGGTCGCCTTCCTGTTCGACTTCATCAACGGGTTCCACGACTCGGCGAACTCCATCGCCACCATCGTGGGCACCCGCGTCCTCAGCCCGTTCGCGGCGGTGGTCTGGGCGGCGGTGTTCAACTTCGCCGCCCTCTTCGTGGTCAAGACGGCCGTCGCCAAGGCCGTCGCCACGGGCTTCGTCGATCCCGCGATCGTCAACCCGAACCTGATGTTCGCGGCGCTGCTGGGCGCGATCATCTGGAACCTGCTCACCTGGTACTTCGGCATCCCGTCCAGCTCCTCGCACGCCCTCATCGGCGGGCTGGCGGGCGCCGGGCTGGCGAAGGCAGGGCTCGCGGGGATCACGTTCGGTCGCAAGTGGATCGAGACGCTCTCCGCCATCGCGCTCTCGCCGATGCTCGGCGCCCTGATGGGCTTCCTCATCATGGTGGCCGTCTTCAACCTCTTCCGCCGCGCCACGCCGCACCGCGTGGACAAGGTGTTCCGCCCCGGCCAGCTGCTCAGCTCCGCGCTGCTCTCGCTGGCGCACGGCGGCAACGACGCGCAGAAGACGATGGGCATCATCGTCGGCCTGCTCGCCTCGACGCAGGCGCAGGCGGTCTTCCAGGGCCAGTCCGGCTGGAAGGCGTTCTTCTACGTCCCGAACGCGGGCGTCGTCCCGCCGCTCTGGGTCGAGGTCATGGCCTACCTCGCGATCTCCCTCGGCACGCTCTTCGGTGGCTGGCGCATCGTGCACACGATGGGCTCGCGCATCACGCGCCTGCGGCCGGTCGGCGGCTTCGCGGCGGAGACGGGCGGGGCGCTCATTATCCTGATCGCGTCGAAGTTCGGCATCCCGGTCAGCACGACGCACACGATCACCGGCTCGATCGTCGGCGTCGGCGCCACCAACCGCCTCTCGGCGGTGCGGTGGGGGCTCGCCGGCCGCATCGTCTGGGCATGGATCCTCACGATTCCGGCGGCGGCGATCATGGCGGCGCTCTCGTTCTGGCTGCTGAACACGCTCATCCCGATGTGATCGCGAGGTGACGGCGGCGCGGCGCCGATCGTGCTCTGGACGACCCGCCGCCCGCGTCGTACCGTCTCGAGACGCCCTGACGTCCGCGCCCATGGGCTGCCATGGCGCGGACGTCGTCGCTTCCAGGCCCGCCGAGCTCCCGTGCCGATCCGCCTGCCGCCGTCCGCCCTGTTCATCAACCGCGAGCTGTCCTGGCTCGAGTTCAACGCGCGCGTGCTGCACGAGGCGCTGGACGCGCGCGTGCCGCTGCTGGAGCGGCTGAAGTTCCTGTCGATCTTCAGCACGAACCTGGACGAGTTCTACATGGTCCGGGTGGCGGGGCTGCGCCGCAAGGCGGCGCTGGGGGCGGTGCAGTACCCGCCCGACGGCCTGACGCCGACGGACCAGCTGAGCGCGATCCAGATGCGCGTGCGCGAGCTGCTGGGGCTGCGCGACCGCTGCCTGCACGAGGAGCTGCTGCCGCTGCTGGCGGCGCACGACATCCGCCTGGTGCGCATGTCGGAGCTGACGCCGGCCGAGTGGATGCGGGTGGACGAGTTCTTCGAGTCGCAGGTGTTCCCGATCCTCACGCCGCTGGCGGTCGATCCGGGCCACCCGTTCCCGTACATCTCGAACCTGTCGCTGTCGCTGGCGGTCGAGCTGCGCGACCCCGAGCGCGGCGAGGAGCACTTCGCGCGCGTGAAGGTGCCGCGCCTGCTCTCGCGCTGGGTGCCCACGGGCACGCCCAACCACTTCGTCCCGCTGGAGGAGGTCATCGGCGCGAACCTCGCCGCGCTCTTCCCGGGGATGGAGGTGCTGCGCTGGTTCGCGTTCCGCATCACGCGCTACAGCGACCTCGATCTCGGGCAGATCGACCAGGTGGAGGACCTGCTCGACACGGTGGAGCAGCAGGTCTTCCGCCGCCGCTTCGGCGAGGTGGTGCGCCTCGAGGTGCAGGAGGGGATGCCGGTCGCGCTGCGCCAGCTGCTGCTGGAGGAGCTGAACGACGCGGAGACGCAGAGCGTCAGCGCGCTGACCGAGGACGAGGTGCACGAGAGCGGCCGCCTGCTGGAGCTGGGCGACCTGATGGCGCTGACGCAGCTCGACTTCCCGCAGCTCAAGGACCCGCCGCACACGCCGGTGGTGCCGGGCGTGCTCCGCGAGACGGGGCCTGGCGGCGCGGCGCGCTCGATCTTCGACGTGATCCGCGAGCGCGACCTGCTGGTGCACCACCCCTTCCACTCGTTCGACGCGACCGTCGAGCGGTTCCTGAAGGAGGCGGCGGAGGACGAGCACGTCCTCGCGATCAAGCTCACGCTCTACCGCACGTCTGGCGACACGGACATCGTGAGCGCGCTGGCCGACGCCGCGCAGGCGGGGAAGCAGGTCGCCGTGCTGGTGGAGCTGCAGGCGCGCTTCGACGAGGTGAACAACATCAACTGGGCGCGCACGCTGGAGCGCTACGGCGTGCACGTGGCCTACGGGCTGCCCGGCCTCAAGACGCACTGCAAGACGGTGCTGGTGGTGCGCCGCGACCCGGACGGCGTGATCCGCCGCTACTGCCACCTGGGCACCGGCAACTACAACTCGAAGACGGCGCGGCTCTACACGGACGTCGGGCTGTTCTCCGCCAGCCCGTCCATCGGCGCCGACCTCTCGGACCTGTTCAACACGCTCACGGGCTTCTCGCGGCAGCGGCTGTACCGCAAGCTGCTGGTCGCGCCCGCGAACATGCGCGAGCGGCTGCTGGGGCTCATCGCGCGCGAGACGGCGCACGCGCGCGCGGGCCGGCCGGCGCGCATGATCGCCAAGATGAATGCGCTCGTGGATCCCGAGACGATCGCCGCGCTCTACGAGGCGTCGCAGGCGGGCGTGGACATCGACCTGATCGTGCGCGGCATCTGCTGCCTGCGCCCCGGCGTCGAGGGCGTGAGCGACCGCATCCGCGTGCTCTCGATCGTGGGGCGCTTCCTGGAGCACTCGCGCATCTTCTACTTCCGCAACGACGGGCAGGCCGAGTACTACATCGGCTCCGCGGACTGGATGCCGCGCAACTTCGACCGGCGCGTGGAGTCCATCGCGCCCGTCGAGGACCCGTCGCTCCACTCCGCGCTCGGCTCGCTGCTCGACACCTGCCTGCGCGACAACCGGCAGGCGTGGGAGCTGCACGCGGACGGGACGTACCGGCAGCGGCGTCCGGAGCCGGACGGGCCGGAGTGGTCGACGCACCGCATCCTGCAGCGCGATCCGTGGGGGCAGGTGGCCGACGCGATGCCCGACGCGCCGCCACCGGAGCGCCGTGACGGCGCGCGCGTCCGACCGGAGGGCGTCACGACGGGCGACTGAGGGCGACCGGGGGCGCGCCGCTACTCGCCCTCGCCGTCGCCGCCCGGCAGCACGGTCGCGCCGTCGGGCGCGACCAGCTCGACCGGCGCGCCGAGGACTTCGGCGAGCAGCTCCGCCTTGCGGCTGGCGCCCCACAGCTCCAGCCGCAGCGCGCCGGCGCCGGCCACCGGGACCGGCGACAGCCGCAGCGTGCCCTGCGCCCAGCGCGCGTCCACGTGGTGCACGGCGCTCGCGTGCCCGCGATCGAGGCCATCGGCGACGCGCAGCACGGCCGACAGGCGCACGATGCGCTCGCGCAGCGCGCGATCGAGCTTGCCGAAGTTCTCGTGCTTCTTCTTCGGCTCGGGCCCCCGGTGGTAGCGCGCGACGTTCGCCACCGCCACCTGCTCCAGCGGCGTCATGCCCAGCAGGTCCGCGTGCAGGATCAGGTGGTACGAGTGCTTGTGGTGCTTCTCGTGGCTGATGTGGTAGCCCACGTCGTGCAGCAGCGCCGCGTCGGCGAGCACCTCGCGGTCGCCCGGCTGCGCGCCGATGCGCGATCCCAGCTGGTCGAACAGCTGCAGCGCGAGGCGGCGCACCTGGTCGGCGTGCGGCTGCTCGTAGTGGCAGCGCTCCGCGAACGCGCGCACCGAGCGCTCGCGCGCCTCGCCCGGATCGGCGATGGTGGGCGCGACGGCGGCCGCCTCCAGCAGCAGCCCCTCGCGGATGCCGTAGCCCGACACGTGCAGCTCGCGCGCCTCGAACACCGACATCACCTCGGCCGCCACGGCGAGGCCGGCGACGATGATGTCCGCGCGCGCCGGGTTGAGGCCGGGCACCGCCGCGCGCTCCTCGAGCGTGAGCGTCGCCAGCGCGTCGAGCGTGCGCGTGAGCTCCGCGCGCGACGCGACGGTGCCGTGGCGCGTGCGTGCGCCGGAGAGGCCCCCCCGCGCGTGCAGCAGCCCCGCGAGGTTGGTGAAGGTGCCGCCGGAGCCGATCACGCGCGCGCCGCGCCACTCCTTCACGGGCAGGCGGTCGCGCACCGCCCAGCGCACCGCGCGGCGCAGCTGGCGCAGCGCCTCCTCGGCGCGCGCGCCGCCGCGCGGCAGGTCGGCGAGGAACTGCTCGGTCGTGCGCACCGCGCCGAACGGGAACGACTCCAGGCGGTCGAGCAGGCCGTCGGCCGCGAGCACCAGCTCCAGGGAGCCGCCGCCGATGTCCATCACCACCGTGCGGCCGACGCCGAGCTCGAAGTGCGCGAGCGCGCTGCGGAAGGAGAGTCGCGCCTCCTCCTCGCCGGTGAGCAGCCGCACGCGCAGCCCCGTCTCCTCGCGCACCCGCTCCAGGAAGGCGCCACCGTTGTCGGCGTCGCGCACGGCGCTCGTCGCCACGGCCTCGATGCGGTCCGCGCCCATCTGCCGCGCGAGCATGGCCATGCGCGACAGGGCGGAGAGCGCGAGCTCCATCGAGTCGTCCGCCAGCGTCCCGGTGGCGTCGACGCCCTTGCCGAGTCGCGGCATCGCCTTCATCTCGTCGACGACCTGGATCGCGCCGTCGGGCGAGACGTCGGCGACGATCTGCCGGATCGAGTTGGAGCCGATGTCGATCGCGGCGATGCGCAGCGCGTCGTCCGCGACGGGCCGGCCCGCGGGTCCGCGCCGTGGGCGCGCGAGACGCGGCTGGTAGGTGGCCGTGGCGTCGCTGGCGCCGGCGCCGTCACCCTCCAGGTCGGGCGGCAGGCGGTCGTTCATCGCCCGCCGCCCGGGAAGCGGTACGCGAGACGGTCAGCGGGGCTCTCGGGGAGGACGGGGGTCGCCGGCATGCTCCAGATTGTGCTTGATCGTCTTCCCCTCCGCCAGATAGACCGCGTCCTCGCCGATGTTGGTCGCGAGGTCGGCCACGCGCTCCAGGTTGCGGCTCACCAGCAGGTACTCGAGCGACGCGTTGATGGTGCGCGGGTCGGCCATCATGTGCGTGAGCAGGATGCGGAACACCGAGTCGTGCAGCGCGTCCACCTGGTCGTCGGCGCGGCACACCTCGCGGCCCAGCACGCCGTCGGCCCGGACGAACGCGTCGAGCGCGTCGCTGAGCATCTTGCGCGCCCGCCGCGCCATGTCCTCCAGCGCCGGCGCGGGGCCGGGTGGGGCGGCGAGCTTCGACAGCCGGATCGCCGACTGCGCGATGTTCACCGCGTGGTCCCCCACGCGTTCGAGGTCGCTCGACACCTTGATCGCGCTGATGATGAAGCGCAGGTCGCGCGCCATCGGCTGCTGCAGCGCCAGGAGCTCGACGGCCAGCGCCTCGACCTGGATCTCGAGCGCGTCGACGTCGCGGTCGCCGGCGAGCACGCGCTCCGCCTTCGCCATGTCGTGCGCGAGCAGCGCCTCGACGGCGGTCTCGACGAGCGCCTCGGCGCGCTCCGACATGTCGAGCAGCCGCGCCTTGAGCGCGCCGAGCTGGTCGTGGAAGTGGCGGAAGCGGGTGGCCTCCGCGGGCGCGCCGGTCATCCGAACCTCCCCGTGATGTACGCCTCGGTGCGCTCCTCGCGCGGGCTCGTGAAGAGCTCCTGCGTGGGGCCCGCCTCGACGAGGCGCCCGAGGAAGAAGAACGCGGTCCGGTCGGAGATCCGCGCCGCCTGCTGCATGTTGTGGGTCACGATGGCGATGGTCAGCTCCCGCCGGAGATCGTACAGGAGCTCCTCGATGTGCTGCGTCGCGATCGGGTCGAGCGACGCCGTGGGCTCGTCGAGCAGCAGGACCTCGGGCTCGTTCGCGAGCGCGCGGGCGATGCACAGCCGCTGCTGCTGGCCGCCGGACAGGCCGAGCGCGTTGGCACGCAGCCGGTCCTTCACCTCGTCCCAGAGCGCGGCGCGCCGTAGCGCGTGCTCCACCACGGCGTCGAGCTCCGCCCGCGTGGGCGATCCGTTCAGCCGCGGGCCGTAGGCGACGTTGTCGTAGATCGACTTCGGGAAGCAGTTCCAGCGCTGGAACACCATCCCGACGCGCTGCCGCAGCGTGACCACGTCGACGCCCGGCGCATGCACGTCCTCGCCGTCGAGCAGGATGCTGCCGGCGTGCCGCGTGCCGGGCACCAGGTCGTGCATGCGGTTGATGGCGCGCAGGAAGGTGGACTTCCCGCATCCAGAGGGTCCGATGAACGCCGTGATCTGCTGCGGCGGCACGGCGACGGTGACCTCGTGCAACGCCTGCTTCTCGCCGTACCAGAACGAGAAGCCCTGCGCCTCGATGCCACCCGTGGTCACGCCCGTGGCGACGGCGGCGGGGGCGGCCGTCATCCGAACCTCCCGGTGATGTACGCCTCGGTGCGCGCGTCGGCGGGCGTGGTGAAGAGCGTGCGCGTCGGTGCCACCTCCACCAGCTCGCCCGCCAGCATGAACGCGGTGCGGTCCGAGACGCGCGCGGCCTGCTGCATGTTGTGCGTCACGATCACCACGGTCAGCTCGTGGCGCAGCTCGTACACCAGCTCCTCGATGCGCTGCGTCGAGATCGGGTCGAGCGACGCGGTCGGCTCGTCGAGCAGCAGCACCTGCGGGCCGTTGGCCAGCGCGCGCGCGATGCACAGGCGCTGCTGCTGCCCGCCCGACAGCCCGAGGGCGCTCGTGCGCAGGCGGTCCTTCACCTCGTCCCACAGCGCCGCGCGGCGCAGCGCCGCCTCGACGATCGTGTCCGCCTCGCCGCGCGACGGCTTCGACTGCCCGTGCCCGCGCAGGCCGGCCAGCACGTTGTCGCGGATCGACATCGTCGGGAAGGGCGTCGGGCGCTGCAGCACCATGCCCATGTGCCGGCGCACGGCGTTCGCGTCGATGCCGCCGCGATAGATGTCCTGCCCGTCGAGCGTGACGCTCCCCTGCACGAACGAGCCGGGCACGGTGTCGTGCATCCGGTTCAGGCAGCGCAGCAGCGTCGACTTGCCGCAGCCCGACGGCCCGATGATCGCCGTCACCTGCCGGTCGAGGAAGCCCAGCGAGACGCCGTGCAGCACGCGCGCCTTGCCGAAGCCCGCGCGCAGGTCGGCGGTGGCCAGTCGCGCCGGCGCGTCCTCGTCGGCCGGCGCGGGCAGCAGCGCGGCAGTGGGGAGGTGCCTCACGGGCTCACTCGCCGGCGGTGCCGAAGCGCGAGCGCGTGGCGACGCGGGCCGCCACCGAGATGACCAGGACGATCCCGATGAGGACGAGGGCGCCTGCCCAGGCGTGCGCGTGCCACTCGTCGTAGGGGCTGATGGCATAGGTGAAGACCTGCAGCGGCAGCGCGGCGATCGGCTGGCCCAGCTCGACCGACCAGAACTGGTTGCCGAACGCGGTGAAGAGGAGGGGGGCCGTCTCGCCGGCGACGCGCGCCACGGCCACGAGCGCGCCGGTGACGATGCCCGGCAGCGCGGTGCGCAGCACGACGACCAGCGAGGTGCGCCACTGCGGGTAGCCCAGCGCCAGCGCGGCCTCGCGCAGCGAGTTGGGCACGAGGCGCAGCATCTCCTCGGTGGTGCGGGTGACGATCGGGATCATGATCGCGGCCAACGCGGCGCCGCCCGCGAGCGCGGAGAAGTGCCCGGCCGGTCGCACGAGGAACTCCCACGCGAAGATGCCGACGACGATCGACGGGAGCCCGTTCAGCACGTCCGACAGGAAGCGCACCGCCGTCGCCAGCGGCTCGTCGCGCCGCTCGGCCAGGTACATCCCGGCGCCGATGCCGATCGGCAGGCCGATCGCGGCCGCGATGCCGACCACGACCAGCGTGCCGACGATCGCGTTCGCCATCCCGCCGCCCGCCTCACCCGGCGGCTTGGGCAGCTGCGTGAAGAAGTCGGGCGACAGCGCGGCCGCGCCCTGCTTCAGCAGGTAGCCCAGGATCAGCACCAGCGGCAGCACGGCCAGCAGCGCGGCCAGGTAGGTGAGCACCACCATCACGCGGCTGCGCGCGCGACGGCCGCGCAGCGAGCGCGGGCGGCGCACCGTCGGGCGGGCGGGCGACATCGCGGCGCTCACGCGCGCCCCCGGCGCGACACGCGCCACACCAGGTAGCGGGCGATCGCGTTCACCACCAGCGTGACGGCGAACAGCACCGCGCCCACGGCCATCAGCGACGAGAGGTGCAGGTCGCCCGTAGCCTCGCTGAACTCGTTGGCGACCAGCGACGCCATCGTGTAGCCGGGCGAGAAGAGCGACGACGAGATCTCGTGCCGGTTGCCGATGACCATCGTCACGGCCATCGTCTCGCCGAGCGCGCGCCCGAGGCCGAGCACGACACCACCGATGATGCCCGAGCGGGCGTACGGCAGCACCGCGTCGCGGATCATCTCCCACCGCGTCGCGCCGAGCGCCAGCGCCGCCTCGCGCTGGGAGCGCGGCACGGCCAGCAGCACCTCGCGCGCGACCGCGGCGACGTACGGCAGCACCATCACTGCCAGGATCAGCCCCGCCGCCAGCATGCTCGGCCCGTACGCGGGGCCGGAGAACAGCGGCGTGCTCCCGAGATGCAGCGTGTTCTGGAGGAACGGCATCACGTGCTCGCGCAGTAGCGGGAGCAGCACGAACACCGCCCACAGCCCGTACACGACGCTGGGCACGGCGGCCAGCAGGTCGATCAGGAACGCGGCCGGCGTCCGCAGCCAGCGCGGCGCGAACTCGGAGAGGAAGATCGCCGACCCGAGCGCCAGCGGCGTCGCGAGCGCGATGGCCAGCGCCGACGACACGAGCGTGCCGTAGAGCGCCGGCGCGGCGCCGAACGTGCCGCGCGTCGCGTCCCACTCGCTCGACGTCAGGAAGGAGAGGCCCGCGGTGCGCAGCGCCGGCCACGCGGCGACGCCGAGCGCGATCGCGATGGCGAGCAGCAGCAGCGGCACGCACAGCGCCAGGGCAGTGGTGACACCGCGGTAGATCCGGTCGCCGGCCGCCGAGCCCTCGATGCGCACGCTCGCCGCTGCGGGCGGCGTGGCGCGCGCCCGGGCCGAGGGGTCGAGCCCCCCGGCCAGCGCCGAGCGGGCGACGGCGTCGCTCACGGCTGCGCGTCCAGCTTGATGGTCGCGAGGCGCTGCTCCAGGCGCGTCACGAGCGCCGGCGGCAGCGGGGCGTAGTCCAGCGGCGCGGCGAACCGCGCGCCGTCCTTCAGCGCCCAGCCGAGGAAGTCCACGAGCTTGCGGCCCTTAACGGCGTCGCGCTGCGTCTCGTAGACGAGCAGCCAGGTGAACGACGAGATCGGATAGGCCTCCGCGCCCGGCGCGTTGACGATCGACACGCGGTAATCGGACTCCGCGGGCAGCTGCTCGGCAACGCCGGCGGCGGCCGCGGTCACGCTGGCGATGGACGGCGTGACGAAGGTGCCGGCGGCGTTGCGGATGGCCGCGACCGGGAGGCGGTTCTGCGTCGCGTACGCCAGCTCCACGTAGCCGATGGTGCCCGGCGTCGACTTCACCTGGCCGGCGACGCCCTCGTTCCCCTTGCCGCCGAGGCCCACGGGCCAGCGCACTTCCTTCCCCTTGCCGGGGCCCGCCTTCCACGGCGCGCTGACGGCCGACAGGTAGTCGGTGAAGATGTACGACGTGCCGCTGCCGTCCGAGCGGCGCACCACGAGGATGTCGCGCGCGGGCAGCGCGACGCCCGGGTTGAGGGCCGCGATCTGCGGCGCGTTCCACTTGGTGATCGTGCCGAGGAAGATGTCGCCGAGCACCTCGCCCGTGAGCTTCAGCGGCTGCTGCAGCTCGGGGACGTTGTACGTCACCACGACGGCGCCGAGCACGGTCGGGATGTGCAGCACCTTGCCGCCCTTCGCCTTCGACATCTCCTCGTCCGACATCGGCGCGTCGGAGGCGCCGAAATCGACCGTCTGCTCGGAGAGCTGGCGGATGCCGCCGCCCGAGCCGATCGACTGGTAGTTGATGCGGACGTTCTTCGCCGTCGCGTACTCGGAGAACCACTTCGAGTAGAGCGGATACGGGAAGGTCGCGCCGGCGCCCGTGAGGTCGACGGAGCCGCTGCTCGCGGGCGCCGCGCCCTTCGTGTCGCCCTGCTTGTCGGACGAGCCGCACGCGGCGACGAGCGCGGCGGCGGCGAGGATCATGAGACGCTTCACGCGTCGCTCCTGGATCGGTGGTGGGTGTCGGGCGCGCTCATGCTGCGCTGCCCGCGTGGGAACGCTGCCACGGCCGCGTCCCGATTCGGCGAGCGTCCTGTCACGGCTGGGTCACGGCGGGCGCCACCGCTGGGCGGCGCCACGCCGTCGGCCGTCAGTAGTTGAACTGCGCCTGGAGGCGGAGGAAGCGCCCCTGCTCGCGAGCGTCCGGCGCGGCGAAGTCGCTCGTGCGCCGGTCCGACGCGACGTAGCTCGCCGTCAGCTCGAACGCGGAGAAGGGGAGCCACTCGGCGCCGACCTCGAGCTCGCGCACGCGGTGGTGCCGCGCGTCGGTGTCGAGCTTCTTGCCGCCGTCGTAGTACTGGCCGCGCGCGAACGGGGTCAGCACGTGGCTGCCCGGCTTGGTGCGCATCATCACCATCGCGTAGCCGCCGGACAGGTGCTCCTCGCGGATGGTCGGCGTCCCCTCGCGCGAGAAGCTCGGCCCGCGCCCCACGTTCCACTCCGCCTGGAAGCCGATCGGCTGCGGATAGACGATGAGCGACGCGGCGACGCGCCGGTCGTCGAACTCGCGCGGAGCGTTCAGACCCGCGGTGCGCTGCGAGCTGGGGATCACGAAGCGGCCGCTGTAGCCCTGCACGCCCGCCTCGACGAACTGGCCGCCGGGCAGCTGGAACGGATAGCTCACGCGCAGCACCGCGTGCTGGCCGTCGTTCTGCTCGGCGCGGTTGGCGGTCTGGCCGTTGAAGATGCCGAGGCCGACGACGCCGTAGTCGCCCGAGCCCTTGTAGCCGCTGTCGGTGAGGACCTTGAAGCGATGACGTGCCGTCGGCGGCGACCAGTAGCCCATCACGCCCAGGTCGCGCTCGTTCGGCAGCCCGCTATTGAGGCCGTCGTCGCGGTCGAGCGGCAGGCGGTTGGAGCTCGACTGCAGGTTCTGGAAGCCGAACGGGATCTTGCTCTGCCCGACGCGCAGGCGGAGCGTCTTCGCGCTGTCCAGGAAGAGGTCGAAGTACGCGTCGCGGATCTGCGCGTAGTGAAGCTGGCCGTTCGCCTCGGAGGCGAGGTCGGGCTGGATGTAGACCGAGACGCGCGGGTGCACCTCGCCGCTGAGCACGATGCGCGAGCGACGGATGAAGAAGCCGTTGTTGCGCCCGATCGACCGGTCGCACTGGGCGCACGTCAGGTCGGGATTGGTCTCGAGCAGGCGGTTGTAGCGCACCTGCGTGTAGCCGCGCAGCGACAGCCGCTCGTACCACGCGCGGCTGCGCGGCGCGGGCGTGCGCGCGGTGTCGCGCTTCGCGGGCTGCGAGTCGCGCGGCGCGTCGGTCTGCGCCGACAGCCGCGCCGGGGCGAGGCAGAGCAGGAAGACGGCGACCACGGCGGCGGCGAGGCCGCGCGGCACCGGAAGCGGGCGAGCGTTCGACACGAGGACGGGACTCGGGGACGTCGGCGCCACCGTCCGGCGGCCGCCGTTACATTCGCCGCGAAGCCTGTCGCTACCGTGTCACGGATCGACCGGCGCTCTGTAACGAAACGGCCACCGAGCACGTGACATCGGCGTCATCGCCGCTGCCTCAGCCCTCGGCCACCTCGGGAAAGAGCGCCTCGATCGTCGTCCCGTGCCCGACCTCGCTCTCGGCGTGGATGCGGCCGCCGTGCGCCTCGACCAGGTGTCGCACGATCGCAAGGCCGAGACCCGTGCCGCCGGCCTCGCGCGAGCGGCCGGGGTCCACGCGGTAGAAGCGCTCGAACACGCGGGGCAGGTGCTCCGGCGCGATGCCGATGCCGGTGTCGCGCACCGAGAGCCAGATCC encodes:
- the pstC gene encoding phosphate ABC transporter permease subunit PstC — encoded protein: MSDAVARSALAGGLDPSARARATPPAAASVRIEGSAAGDRIYRGVTTALALCVPLLLLAIAIALGVAAWPALRTAGLSFLTSSEWDATRGTFGAAPALYGTLVSSALAIALATPLALGSAIFLSEFAPRWLRTPAAFLIDLLAAVPSVVYGLWAVFVLLPLLREHVMPFLQNTLHLGSTPLFSGPAYGPSMLAAGLILAVMVLPYVAAVAREVLLAVPRSQREAALALGATRWEMIRDAVLPYARSGIIGGVVLGLGRALGETMAVTMVIGNRHEISSSLFSPGYTMASLVANEFSEATGDLHLSSLMAVGAVLFAVTLVVNAIARYLVWRVSRRGRA
- a CDS encoding porin; translation: MSNARPLPVPRGLAAAVVAVFLLCLAPARLSAQTDAPRDSQPAKRDTARTPAPRSRAWYERLSLRGYTQVRYNRLLETNPDLTCAQCDRSIGRNNGFFIRRSRIVLSGEVHPRVSVYIQPDLASEANGQLHYAQIRDAYFDLFLDSAKTLRLRVGQSKIPFGFQNLQSSSNRLPLDRDDGLNSGLPNERDLGVMGYWSPPTARHRFKVLTDSGYKGSGDYGVVGLGIFNGQTANRAEQNDGQHAVLRVSYPFQLPGGQFVEAGVQGYSGRFVIPSSQRTAGLNAPREFDDRRVAASLIVYPQPIGFQAEWNVGRGPSFSREGTPTIREEHLSGGYAMVMMRTKPGSHVLTPFARGQYYDGGKKLDTDARHHRVRELEVGAEWLPFSAFELTASYVASDRRTSDFAAPDAREQGRFLRLQAQFNY
- the pstS gene encoding phosphate ABC transporter substrate-binding protein PstS gives rise to the protein MILAAAALVAACGSSDKQGDTKGAAPASSGSVDLTGAGATFPYPLYSKWFSEYATAKNVRINYQSIGSGGGIRQLSEQTVDFGASDAPMSDEEMSKAKGGKVLHIPTVLGAVVVTYNVPELQQPLKLTGEVLGDIFLGTITKWNAPQIAALNPGVALPARDILVVRRSDGSGTSYIFTDYLSAVSAPWKAGPGKGKEVRWPVGLGGKGNEGVAGQVKSTPGTIGYVELAYATQNRLPVAAIRNAAGTFVTPSIASVTAAAAGVAEQLPAESDYRVSIVNAPGAEAYPISSFTWLLVYETQRDAVKGRKLVDFLGWALKDGARFAAPLDYAPLPPALVTRLEQRLATIKLDAQP